Proteins encoded within one genomic window of Panacibacter microcysteis:
- a CDS encoding 3-hydroxyacyl-CoA dehydrogenase family protein, translating into MDKLITGDINISVVGLGLMGCSITTCLLMAGHHVVALAPVASDLEHAEHRIRQHLLRSYKEGLISEQPAKYLSQLQITSNYSDLKPCNIVIECTIEDITIKQSVYGKIEAVVDESTIITSNTSAIPISILQSFTRHPQRFAGLHWAEPSHTTRFLEIICGDKSDIACAEYLYELAHYWGKEPTLVRKDIRGFITNRLMYAMYREAFYLVENGYASIEDVDRACRNNAGYWMTLVGVFRWMDLTGVPAYYNVMKDLFPTLNNQTTVPAMIESIVRQGGRGVANAKGFYDYTAEEAKLWEETFTEFSFDIRKLALKYPADVVKKKMQLKQED; encoded by the coding sequence ATGGATAAACTGATAACGGGTGATATAAACATAAGCGTGGTTGGGCTTGGGTTAATGGGTTGCAGTATTACAACCTGTTTGTTAATGGCTGGCCACCACGTGGTGGCTTTGGCGCCGGTTGCATCAGACCTGGAGCATGCAGAACACCGTATACGGCAACACCTGCTGCGCTCTTATAAAGAAGGCCTTATAAGCGAACAACCCGCCAAATACCTGTCGCAGCTGCAGATAACCAGCAATTACAGTGATTTGAAACCATGCAACATTGTAATAGAATGTACCATAGAAGACATTACTATTAAACAATCTGTTTACGGGAAGATAGAAGCCGTGGTAGATGAAAGTACCATTATAACCAGCAATACATCTGCCATACCTATCAGTATTTTGCAAAGCTTCACCAGGCACCCGCAACGCTTTGCTGGTTTGCACTGGGCTGAACCGTCTCATACCACGCGTTTTCTTGAAATTATCTGTGGTGATAAAAGCGATATAGCCTGCGCAGAATACCTGTATGAACTTGCTCATTACTGGGGAAAAGAACCAACACTGGTAAGAAAAGACATCCGCGGATTTATAACCAACAGGCTAATGTATGCCATGTACCGTGAAGCATTTTATCTTGTTGAAAATGGTTACGCAAGCATAGAAGATGTAGACCGGGCTTGCAGGAACAATGCCGGCTATTGGATGACCCTGGTGGGTGTGTTTCGCTGGATGGATCTTACCGGTGTACCTGCGTACTACAATGTAATGAAAGATCTTTTTCCCACGCTTAACAACCAAACCACCGTGCCTGCAATGATAGAAAGTATTGTGCGGCAGGGTGGAAGAGGAGTTGCCAATGCAAAAGGTTTTTATGACTATACAGCAGAAGAGGCAAAGTTGTGGGAAGAAACTTTTACAGAATTCAGCTTTGATATCAGAAAGCTGGCTTTAAAATACCCGGCCGATGTGGTAAAAAAGAAAATGCAGTTAAAACAGGAAGACTAA
- the thrC gene encoding threonine synthase gives MIYYSLNHQSPRVSFAEAAVKGQAPDKGLYFPEHIPVLPKDFIQHLKSKSKEDIGFTVMKPYVGESIPDDVLQQIIAETINFDFPLVQISDSISALELFHGPTLAFKDVGARFMSRCLGYFNRHSKTHTTVLVATSGDTGGAVANGFLGVDGVDVIILYPSGKVSPVQELQLTTPGRNITAIEVQGNFDDCQAIVKQAFADETLNKKYALTSANSINVARWLPQQLYYFYACQQWQFDEPPVICVPSGNFGNICAGIVAYMSGLPVKHFIAACNANDTVPAFLQTGAYKARQAVATISNAMDVGNPSNFVRIMELFQQKFDGLKSMLGSVSIDDETTKATIKTVKEQFNYLLDPHGAVAYKALADYLSGNEKGFILETAHPVKFPETVEAVTGETIKIPESVQHLLSKTKKSVMLTSSFEAFKDWMMR, from the coding sequence ATGATCTACTATAGCCTTAACCATCAATCTCCACGTGTATCGTTTGCAGAAGCCGCCGTAAAAGGACAGGCACCTGATAAGGGCTTGTATTTTCCTGAGCACATACCGGTGTTGCCAAAAGATTTTATACAACACTTAAAAAGCAAAAGCAAAGAAGACATAGGCTTTACGGTAATGAAGCCCTATGTAGGCGAAAGCATTCCGGATGATGTGCTGCAGCAGATTATTGCAGAAACGATCAACTTTGATTTTCCACTGGTACAAATTTCAGACAGTATATCGGCGCTTGAATTATTCCATGGGCCTACCCTTGCCTTTAAAGATGTTGGCGCCAGGTTTATGAGCCGTTGCCTGGGCTATTTCAACAGGCATAGCAAGACGCATACAACAGTGCTGGTAGCCACCAGCGGAGATACAGGCGGTGCCGTTGCCAACGGTTTTCTTGGTGTTGACGGTGTTGATGTAATCATACTTTACCCGTCAGGGAAAGTAAGCCCCGTGCAGGAACTACAGTTAACAACGCCGGGCCGCAATATTACGGCCATCGAAGTACAGGGTAATTTTGATGATTGCCAGGCAATCGTAAAACAGGCCTTTGCAGACGAAACACTGAATAAAAAATATGCCCTTACATCTGCCAATTCCATTAATGTGGCAAGATGGCTGCCACAGCAGCTATATTACTTTTATGCCTGCCAGCAGTGGCAGTTTGATGAACCACCGGTGATATGTGTACCGAGTGGCAACTTCGGAAATATTTGCGCAGGCATTGTGGCATATATGAGTGGTTTGCCTGTAAAACATTTTATTGCTGCCTGTAACGCTAACGACACTGTGCCGGCATTTTTACAAACCGGTGCATACAAAGCCAGGCAGGCAGTAGCCACCATATCCAATGCTATGGATGTGGGCAACCCCAGCAATTTTGTGCGTATTATGGAGTTGTTTCAACAAAAATTTGACGGGCTTAAAAGTATGCTTGGCAGTGTGAGCATAGATGATGAGACAACTAAAGCAACAATTAAAACGGTTAAGGAACAATTCAACTATTTATTAGACCCGCATGGCGCCGTGGCATATAAAGCACTGGCAGATTATTTAAGCGGTAATGAAAAAGGCTTTATACTTGAAACAGCGCATCCTGTAAAATTTCCGGAAACGGTTGAGGCTGTAACAGGAGAAACCATAAAAATACCTGAAAGCGTTCAGCACCTTTTAAGCAAGACTAAAAAAAGTGTTATGCTAACTTCATCATTCGAAGCATTCAAAGACTGGATGATGCGTTGA
- a CDS encoding homoserine kinase gives MIRKTVKAYPCGTVANMVCGFDILGFALNEPCDAFEVEITDEPGVHIINNDDYNLPTDPEKNVSGAAMLALMDEAPDVKGFIIRSTKIIKPGSGIGSSAASAAGVVVAANHLLDNRFSKADLVRFAMFGEKVASGVKHADNIAPCIYGGVTLIRAIHPLDIVSIEAPPLHVTVVHPQIEVRTADARQILKQQVLLKDAIKQWGNIAGLVAGLIKGDYDLIGRSLEDVIIEPVRSILIPGFDEVKKRSKDAGALGGGISGSGPSIFMLSKDASTAHAVAKEMEAVFTRIGIDYHTHVTTINPHGVKLEAVANNA, from the coding sequence ATGATCAGGAAAACAGTAAAGGCCTACCCCTGCGGAACAGTTGCCAATATGGTTTGCGGTTTTGATATACTCGGTTTTGCACTCAATGAACCGTGCGATGCATTTGAAGTGGAGATAACAGATGAACCAGGTGTGCATATCATTAATAACGACGATTATAACTTACCTACAGACCCGGAAAAAAATGTAAGCGGTGCAGCCATGCTGGCATTAATGGACGAAGCACCGGATGTAAAAGGTTTTATCATCCGGTCAACCAAGATTATAAAGCCCGGGAGTGGTATAGGCTCCAGTGCGGCAAGTGCAGCAGGCGTGGTAGTTGCTGCCAATCACCTGCTGGATAATCGTTTCAGCAAGGCAGACCTTGTTCGTTTTGCCATGTTTGGAGAAAAAGTGGCCAGCGGTGTAAAGCACGCAGATAATATTGCGCCATGTATCTACGGCGGTGTAACCTTGATACGTGCCATTCACCCGCTCGATATAGTGAGCATAGAAGCCCCGCCGCTGCACGTAACAGTGGTGCATCCGCAGATTGAAGTACGCACTGCAGATGCCAGGCAGATACTTAAACAACAGGTACTGTTAAAAGATGCCATTAAACAATGGGGAAATATTGCCGGGCTTGTTGCCGGTCTTATAAAAGGCGATTATGATCTTATCGGCCGCTCGCTGGAAGATGTGATCATTGAGCCCGTACGCAGCATTCTTATCCCTGGTTTTGATGAAGTAAAGAAACGAAGTAAAGATGCCGGTGCCCTCGGCGGGGGCATCAGTGGCAGCGGTCCGTCTATCTTTATGCTAAGCAAAGATGCCTCCACAGCACATGCTGTGGCCAAAGAAATGGAAGCTGTGTTTACGCGTATCGGCATCGATTATCATACGCATGTTACCACCATCAATCCGCATGGGGTAAAGCTGGAAGCTGTAGCAAACAATGCCTGA
- the thrA gene encoding bifunctional aspartate kinase/homoserine dehydrogenase I: MKVLKFGGSSVANAENIQKVVAIVKGNTESQIVVVSALGGVTDLLIKAGTLAEQSEEFYKEVLKQLETKHLDTARALLPVTHQSSCLSMIKQHFNELDEICNSVFYLKELSLRTKDRIISFGEMLSSKIIAAYMQSLGIAHEWLDSRKLIKTNSNFGFAAVNFSITNDKISYAVSSSGNQLFLAPGFISSDEQGNTTTLGRGGSDYTAAIFAAAVHATSLEIWTDVTGMMTADPRWVPNAKTIAATSYQEAMELSHFGAKVIYPPTIQPVMQKNIPTWVKNTFAPNEAGTVIGSSAAADEAEIITGISSINAIALLSLEGSGMVGIPGFSKRLFEALASEKINVILITQSSSEHSICVAVNTADSDKAKLAVDNAFEIEIAQGKLDPLKVEKDLSIIALVGDKMRHHTGIAGRMFDALGKNGVNIRAIAQGSSERNISAVIAGNDVKKAVNVLHEAFFETTYKQLNIFIIGAGNVGSKLIDQVKQQQPFLLEQLNLQVRVTGISNSKKMLFAENGNAIDLANWKASLDAADAMDLQAFVTTVIEKNLRNSVLVDVTANAGVAAVYGSLLAKTVSVVACNKIAASSSFESYLKLKSLAKEYNALFLFETNVGAGLPVIGTLNDLRRSGDKVIKIQAVLSGTLNFVFNNYNGTKPFTEVVRQAQAEGYTEPDPRLDLGGTDVMRKIMILAREAGEQIEMDDITNNGFLPQSCFEGTVEDFYSEMGRQESHFRKLYDEAAAKNCKLKFVAQFENGKASVGLQHIPADSDFYHLYGKDNIVLFYTQRYPEQPLVVKGAGAGADVTASGVFADIIRVARV; this comes from the coding sequence ATGAAGGTTCTAAAATTCGGCGGCTCTTCTGTAGCAAATGCCGAAAACATACAGAAAGTAGTAGCCATTGTAAAAGGCAATACTGAGTCGCAAATCGTAGTCGTATCAGCATTAGGTGGCGTTACAGACCTGCTGATCAAAGCAGGCACACTGGCAGAACAAAGTGAGGAATTTTACAAAGAAGTTTTAAAGCAACTCGAAACCAAACACCTGGATACAGCGCGTGCCCTGTTGCCCGTTACACACCAAAGCAGTTGCCTGAGCATGATCAAACAACACTTCAATGAACTGGACGAAATTTGCAACAGTGTTTTCTACCTGAAAGAATTATCACTGCGTACAAAAGACCGTATTATCAGTTTCGGGGAAATGCTTTCTTCAAAAATCATTGCCGCCTACATGCAAAGCCTGGGCATTGCACATGAGTGGCTCGATTCAAGAAAGCTCATCAAAACCAACAGCAATTTTGGTTTTGCTGCGGTAAACTTTAGCATTACCAACGACAAAATTTCCTACGCTGTTTCTTCGTCCGGCAACCAGCTATTCCTGGCACCTGGCTTTATATCGAGCGATGAACAAGGCAATACAACCACGCTGGGGCGCGGGGGCTCAGATTACACTGCTGCAATTTTTGCTGCAGCGGTACACGCCACCTCACTTGAAATATGGACAGACGTTACAGGCATGATGACAGCCGATCCACGCTGGGTGCCCAACGCCAAAACCATTGCCGCCACTTCGTACCAGGAAGCAATGGAGTTATCGCATTTTGGTGCAAAAGTCATCTACCCGCCCACCATTCAGCCGGTCATGCAAAAAAATATTCCTACCTGGGTTAAAAATACCTTTGCGCCCAACGAAGCCGGCACAGTAATAGGCAGCAGTGCTGCTGCCGACGAAGCAGAAATCATCACAGGCATTTCAAGCATCAATGCCATAGCACTACTCAGCCTTGAAGGCAGCGGCATGGTTGGCATTCCGGGCTTCTCCAAAAGATTGTTTGAAGCCCTGGCTTCAGAAAAGATCAATGTCATTCTCATTACTCAAAGTTCTTCTGAACATTCGATCTGCGTAGCCGTAAACACCGCAGATAGTGACAAAGCAAAACTGGCTGTTGATAATGCTTTTGAAATTGAAATAGCACAGGGCAAATTAGATCCGCTTAAGGTGGAAAAAGACCTGTCCATTATAGCCCTTGTCGGCGATAAAATGCGCCACCACACAGGTATAGCTGGTCGCATGTTTGATGCACTTGGTAAAAACGGCGTAAACATCCGGGCCATTGCGCAAGGTTCTTCTGAAAGAAATATCTCGGCGGTTATAGCCGGCAATGATGTAAAAAAAGCTGTCAACGTTTTACACGAAGCATTCTTTGAAACCACTTACAAGCAGTTGAACATATTTATAATTGGTGCCGGCAATGTTGGCAGTAAACTGATAGACCAGGTTAAACAACAACAGCCTTTTTTACTGGAGCAGCTAAACCTGCAGGTGCGTGTTACAGGTATTTCAAACAGTAAAAAAATGTTGTTTGCAGAAAATGGTAATGCAATCGATCTGGCAAACTGGAAGGCTTCGCTGGATGCTGCTGACGCAATGGACTTGCAAGCATTCGTAACAACGGTTATTGAAAAAAATCTTCGCAACAGCGTTTTGGTAGACGTAACAGCCAACGCAGGTGTAGCTGCTGTTTACGGGTCTTTACTGGCTAAAACTGTTTCCGTGGTTGCATGCAACAAGATAGCTGCCTCATCTTCTTTCGAAAGCTACCTGAAACTTAAGTCACTTGCAAAAGAATACAACGCGTTATTCCTTTTTGAAACCAACGTAGGTGCAGGATTACCGGTTATCGGCACATTGAACGACCTGAGAAGAAGCGGCGATAAGGTAATCAAAATCCAGGCTGTTCTGTCGGGCACACTCAATTTTGTGTTCAATAACTACAACGGCACCAAACCTTTTACGGAAGTGGTAAGACAAGCGCAGGCAGAAGGTTATACCGAGCCTGACCCGCGGCTCGATCTTGGTGGCACAGACGTAATGCGTAAGATTATGATCCTGGCCCGTGAAGCAGGCGAACAAATTGAAATGGACGACATTACAAACAACGGCTTCTTACCGCAAAGTTGTTTTGAAGGAACAGTGGAAGATTTCTACTCAGAAATGGGCAGGCAGGAATCACATTTCAGGAAATTGTATGATGAGGCTGCAGCAAAAAACTGCAAGCTTAAATTTGTGGCACAATTTGAAAACGGGAAAGCTTCTGTTGGCCTGCAACACATCCCTGCTGACAGCGACTTTTATCATTTGTATGGCAAAGACAATATTGTACTCTTTTATACACAACGTTACCCCGAGCAACCCCTGGTTGTAAAGGGTGCAGGTGCCGGTGCAGATGTTACGGCCAGCGGTGTGTTTGCTGACATAATTAGAGTGGCAAGGGTGTAA